In Gammaproteobacteria bacterium, one genomic interval encodes:
- a CDS encoding TM2 domain-containing protein: MSAGVTSAQAMVSDKGFVPTALLCYFLGWLGVHRFYAGKVGTGILMLLTIGGFGIWTIVDTVLIITGSFKDKQGLLIKASN, encoded by the coding sequence ATGAGCGCCGGCGTAACGTCCGCGCAGGCAATGGTGAGCGACAAGGGCTTCGTTCCAACGGCACTCCTCTGCTACTTTCTCGGCTGGCTTGGGGTGCATCGCTTCTACGCAGGAAAAGTCGGCACCGGCATCCTGATGCTTCTCACCATTGGCGGTTTCGGCATCTGGACCATCGTGGACACGGTGCTCATCATCACGGGTTCCTTCAAGGACAAGCAGGGTCTGCTGATCAAGGCTTCGAACTAG
- a CDS encoding M48 family metalloprotease: MNRLPSSPMNAPARAAMPAARPNTGQAIAPAMAPAAACTNTRRMADFRMDSNIKTPPALCRLGWHLPAIAGFASTNRNCTPSCRRHARRTGRYGTPEIVIAFPDRTAQAPQSRMTRYRHEISTDESRRIQRFLYVVAAGTTAFALILIVAFLTADRWLLLISHESERRFVDRYVTVVKNQFLEPGDPVLQRYVEDLTHRIAAHMQPPRDLNIRVHVVKGPPNAAATLGGHIFVLEGLLRALDSENSLAMVLAHELAHCINRDPLRSVGRGLLLDIALSSAGGGGLAGSQLLMRRYSREQEAVADRDALLALNEQYGHVGGAAGLFEALRPPDVETLRGTGSPVRDILSTHPAIDRRIEAIRASAAGNGWPTLETRPYPEEVRKALGSAGPSSKP, translated from the coding sequence ATGAACAGGCTGCCCAGCAGTCCGATGAACGCGCCGGCCAGGGCGGCGATGCCGGCCGCGCGGCCGAACACCGGCCAGGCAATCGCGCCCGCAATGGCCCCGGCCGCTGCCTGCACCAACACCAGACGCATGGCCGACTTTCGCATGGATTCAAACATAAAAACGCCACCTGCCCTCTGTCGGCTCGGGTGGCACTTGCCGGCAATTGCCGGATTCGCTTCGACGAACCGCAATTGTACTCCGAGTTGCAGGCGCCATGCGAGGCGTACGGGGCGATACGGGACACCGGAAATCGTGATAGCTTTCCCTGACCGCACGGCACAGGCCCCGCAATCCCGGATGACTCGGTACCGCCACGAAATCAGCACGGACGAATCCCGGCGCATACAGCGATTCCTCTACGTTGTCGCGGCCGGCACGACTGCCTTTGCCCTCATTCTGATTGTGGCTTTTCTGACGGCCGACCGCTGGCTGCTCCTGATCAGCCACGAGAGCGAAAGGCGCTTCGTGGACCGGTACGTGACGGTGGTGAAAAATCAATTCCTCGAACCCGGCGATCCGGTTCTGCAGCGCTACGTTGAGGACCTGACGCACCGGATCGCAGCGCATATGCAGCCGCCGCGCGATCTGAACATTCGCGTCCACGTGGTCAAGGGCCCGCCGAATGCCGCCGCGACCCTGGGCGGTCACATATTCGTGCTCGAAGGGCTGCTGCGCGCGCTCGACAGCGAGAACAGTCTGGCCATGGTGCTCGCGCACGAACTGGCCCACTGCATCAATCGCGACCCGTTGCGAAGCGTCGGGCGGGGTCTGCTGCTTGACATTGCGCTTTCCTCGGCCGGCGGCGGAGGCCTGGCCGGCAGCCAACTGCTGATGAGACGCTACAGCAGGGAGCAGGAAGCGGTTGCGGACCGGGATGCACTGCTCGCGTTGAACGAGCAATACGGCCACGTCGGCGGCGCGGCGGGCCTGTTCGAGGCGCTGCGCCCACCGGACGTCGAAACCCTCCGGGGAACCGGGAGCCCGGTGCGCGACATCCTGTCAACCCATCCCGCCATCGATCGGCGAATCGAGGCGATCCGGGCTTCGGCGGCCGGGAACGGGTGGCCGACGCTTGAAACGCGGCCGTACCCGGAAGAGGTCAGGAAAGCGCTGGGGTCTGCCGGCCCTAGTTCGAAGCCTTGA
- a CDS encoding accessory factor UbiK family protein, whose amino-acid sequence MNDEFISDLARRLRKLVPPSAQGAAKDLETNFRALLQSALGRGDYVTFEEFEAQKRVLERTRRKVEALEQAMAEIEPQRD is encoded by the coding sequence ATGAACGACGAATTCATTTCCGATCTGGCCCGTCGCCTGCGCAAGCTGGTTCCGCCCTCGGCCCAGGGAGCGGCGAAAGACCTGGAAACCAATTTCCGGGCCCTGCTCCAGTCCGCCCTGGGGCGGGGCGACTACGTGACCTTCGAGGAATTCGAGGCGCAAAAGCGTGTGCTTGAGCGCACGCGCAGGAAAGTCGAGGCGCTGGAGCAGGCCATGGCGGAGATCGAACCGCAACGAGACTGA
- a CDS encoding TonB-dependent receptor — protein MVRGVSAAIAAICLLGGISAPAQAPGDGADAVIEEVVVTGSRIRRDPINDATGVLRIGMEQLENTGLTNLADALQNLPIAGSALNSQFNVPGNLGFPQDGSGIGAGSAQISLRNIGAKRTLVLVDGRRWIAGASASGVPGTVDLNTLPDNAIRRIEILQDGASAVYGSDAIGGVVNIITDRDFDGFRVDVQTGGHLSERDGESTALDLKWGGGERTRFFLSASWRSEGGVNTASRARSAFPNPDATSCDVPQSLCSSFTPQGRFFFGPNFASGASITLNDGVLNDGAANIPRFDPAEPASGDFHVFTGADRFNYNGSDFNYLRTPNERYNLFASTRGELGAGLEFFVTASWTRRSSATKAAPEPLCLGSGCGSRIAENFFISARNPYNPFGVDLSPADGTLLFFGRRPLESGRRLFYQRVNTGFATAGLNGEVGFLGRGFFWEFHASYGENDGEQTKHNSHNAARLQIAMGDPDVCAATPGCVPFNFFGGQGPDGKGSITREMLDFVGYTQRDYSRQTLKNAAVNLTGDVFSLPAGDAGFSAGVEWRDHAGWFRPDPIAERGETAGVPAGRTDGGFSAAEYYTELSMPLLDSGARYWELNLAARASDYSTFGTETTYKAGMLLRPIEDLSLRASASTGFRAPGIGELFGGAAQEHFTFVDPCSDVLGQFGSANGGRDAPQPQSIIANCASLGVPAAYVQTNPQLTAISAGNRSLDPEESRGLTLGVVWSRQFGAGGGFTASIDYYRLEIDEAVQGRNPGDVLAACVATLDPFFCNLTPRAAGGTLEVIDNRLQNIGAIEASGWDVRLAYDSPEWRIGRFRAVFNATVLSEYVERTANADGTQTHTDRTGTHTDETFQRAFPELRWVTDIEWMKDRWTGALSFRWTDEMGLESGSQVDSILYTDLRIGYTPQAMGERWTVSLGFNNLFDMDPPLCFPCGVIGMSLVAHDLPGRVGYLRFSYQR, from the coding sequence ATGGTGCGGGGGGTAAGCGCGGCAATCGCCGCCATATGTTTGCTCGGCGGGATTTCGGCGCCCGCCCAGGCGCCCGGCGACGGGGCGGATGCGGTTATCGAAGAGGTGGTGGTGACGGGTTCGCGCATTCGGCGCGATCCGATCAACGATGCCACCGGGGTCCTTCGGATCGGCATGGAGCAACTTGAGAATACGGGCCTTACCAACCTGGCCGACGCTTTGCAGAACCTGCCCATTGCCGGTTCCGCCCTGAATTCGCAGTTCAATGTGCCGGGCAACCTGGGCTTCCCCCAGGACGGTTCCGGGATCGGCGCCGGGTCGGCGCAGATCTCGCTCCGCAACATCGGCGCCAAGCGCACGCTGGTGCTGGTGGACGGCCGCCGCTGGATTGCGGGCGCCTCGGCCTCGGGCGTGCCCGGAACGGTGGACCTCAACACCCTTCCTGACAACGCGATACGGCGCATCGAGATCCTGCAGGACGGCGCTTCGGCGGTGTACGGATCCGATGCAATTGGCGGTGTGGTGAACATCATTACCGACCGGGACTTCGACGGCTTCCGCGTGGACGTGCAGACCGGCGGCCATCTTAGCGAGCGGGACGGCGAGTCCACGGCGCTGGACCTCAAGTGGGGCGGAGGCGAACGCACCCGTTTTTTCCTCAGCGCGAGCTGGCGCAGCGAAGGTGGCGTGAACACGGCCAGCCGCGCACGTTCGGCTTTTCCCAACCCCGACGCCACGAGTTGCGACGTGCCCCAATCCCTGTGCTCATCGTTCACTCCGCAGGGCCGCTTCTTTTTCGGGCCCAATTTCGCTTCCGGCGCCAGCATCACGCTGAACGACGGCGTGCTGAACGACGGAGCCGCGAACATTCCGCGCTTCGATCCCGCCGAACCGGCCTCGGGCGATTTCCATGTCTTCACGGGCGCGGACCGCTTCAACTACAACGGCTCCGACTTCAACTACCTGCGTACGCCCAATGAGCGCTACAACCTGTTTGCGAGTACGCGCGGCGAACTGGGCGCGGGCCTGGAATTCTTCGTCACGGCTTCCTGGACGCGGCGTTCGTCGGCCACCAAGGCCGCCCCCGAACCGCTGTGCCTGGGCAGCGGCTGCGGCAGCCGCATCGCCGAGAACTTCTTCATTTCGGCGCGCAACCCGTACAACCCCTTCGGCGTGGACCTCTCCCCGGCCGACGGGACGCTGCTCTTCTTCGGCCGCCGGCCGCTGGAGTCCGGCCGCCGCCTGTTCTACCAGCGGGTCAATACCGGGTTCGCCACCGCCGGGCTGAACGGCGAAGTCGGTTTCCTGGGTCGCGGCTTTTTCTGGGAGTTCCACGCCAGCTACGGCGAGAACGACGGAGAGCAGACGAAGCACAACTCCCACAACGCCGCCAGATTGCAGATTGCGATGGGCGACCCGGACGTGTGCGCCGCTACGCCGGGCTGCGTTCCGTTCAATTTCTTCGGTGGCCAGGGACCCGACGGCAAGGGCTCCATTACCCGCGAAATGCTCGATTTCGTCGGCTATACGCAACGCGACTACAGTCGCCAGACGCTGAAGAACGCGGCCGTCAACCTCACCGGCGATGTCTTCAGCCTGCCGGCCGGAGACGCCGGGTTTTCCGCCGGCGTCGAGTGGAGGGACCACGCCGGCTGGTTCCGCCCCGACCCCATCGCCGAGCGCGGCGAAACCGCCGGGGTCCCGGCGGGCCGTACGGACGGCGGCTTCAGCGCCGCGGAGTACTACACTGAACTCAGCATGCCGCTGCTCGACTCCGGCGCGCGCTACTGGGAACTGAACCTGGCCGCGCGCGCGTCCGACTACAGCACCTTCGGGACGGAAACCACCTACAAGGCCGGCATGCTGCTGAGGCCAATCGAGGACCTGTCGCTGCGGGCGTCGGCGTCAACCGGCTTCAGGGCGCCCGGAATCGGCGAACTGTTCGGGGGAGCGGCGCAGGAACATTTCACCTTCGTGGATCCCTGCTCGGACGTGCTTGGACAGTTCGGCTCCGCCAATGGAGGACGCGACGCGCCCCAGCCGCAGTCCATCATCGCCAACTGCGCGTCCCTGGGCGTGCCTGCGGCTTATGTGCAGACCAACCCGCAACTGACCGCGATTTCCGCCGGCAACCGCTCGCTGGATCCCGAGGAGTCCCGTGGCCTGACCCTGGGCGTGGTGTGGAGCCGCCAATTCGGCGCCGGCGGGGGATTCACGGCTTCGATCGACTACTACCGACTCGAGATCGACGAGGCCGTGCAGGGCAGGAACCCCGGCGACGTGCTGGCCGCCTGCGTCGCCACGCTCGATCCGTTTTTCTGCAACCTGACGCCGCGCGCCGCGGGCGGCACGCTGGAGGTCATCGACAACCGGCTGCAGAACATCGGCGCCATCGAAGCTTCCGGCTGGGACGTACGACTGGCCTACGACAGTCCCGAGTGGCGCATCGGCCGGTTCAGGGCCGTCTTCAATGCGACGGTGCTGAGCGAGTACGTCGAGCGCACCGCCAACGCCGACGGCACGCAAACGCACACCGACCGGACCGGAACGCACACCGACGAGACCTTTCAGCGCGCCTTCCCGGAATTGCGCTGGGTGACGGACATCGAATGGATGAAGGACCGATGGACCGGCGCGCTCAGTTTCCGCTGGACCGATGAAATGGGGCTGGAGAGCGGAAGCCAGGTGGACTCAATTCTGTACACCGACCTCAGGATCGGCTACACCCCGCAGGCGATGGGCGAACGCTGGACCGTTTCGCTGGGCTTCAACAATCTGTTCGACATGGACCCTCCGCTTTGCTTCCCGTGCGGAGTGATCGGCATGAGCCTCGTCGCGCACGACCTTCCCGGCCGCGTCGGCTACCTGCGTTTCAGCTATCAGCGATAG
- the atpD gene encoding F0F1 ATP synthase subunit beta gives MTANANGAIVQIIGAVIDVEFPRESMPQVYDALVVEDRNLTLEVQQQLGDGVVRTIAMGSSEGLSRGLPVNNTGGPITVPVGHKTLGRIMDVLGDPVDGKGDIGEDERWPIHRPPPSFEDQAGSTELLETGIKVIDLLCPFAKGGKIGLFGGAGVGKTVNMMELIRNIAVEASGYSVFAGVGERTREGNDFYNEMKESDVLDKVALVYGQMNEPPGNRLRVGLTGLTIAEFFRDEGREILMFIDNIYRYTLAGVECSALLGRMPSAVGYQPTLAEEMGALQERITSTRTGSITSVQAIYVPADDLTDPSPATTFAHLDATVVLSRSIAELGIYPAVDPLDSTSRQLDPLVVGREHYDTARGVQRVLQRYKELQDIIAILGMDELSEEDKLTVQRARKIQRFLSQPFFVAEVFTGTPGQFVTLKETIRSFGAILSGDCDHLPEQAFYMAGGIAEVEEKAKQLQ, from the coding sequence ATGACCGCTAACGCCAACGGCGCCATCGTGCAAATCATCGGCGCCGTGATCGACGTGGAGTTCCCGCGCGAATCCATGCCCCAGGTGTATGACGCCCTGGTGGTGGAAGACCGCAATCTCACCCTGGAGGTGCAGCAGCAGCTCGGCGACGGCGTGGTCCGCACCATCGCCATGGGGTCCAGCGAAGGCCTGAGCCGCGGCCTGCCGGTAAACAACACGGGCGGGCCGATCACGGTCCCGGTCGGGCACAAGACGCTCGGCAGGATCATGGACGTGCTCGGCGACCCGGTGGACGGCAAGGGCGATATCGGCGAGGACGAGCGCTGGCCCATCCACCGCCCGCCGCCCAGCTTCGAGGACCAGGCCGGCAGCACCGAGCTGCTGGAAACCGGCATCAAGGTCATCGACCTGCTTTGCCCGTTCGCCAAGGGCGGCAAGATCGGACTGTTCGGCGGCGCCGGCGTGGGCAAGACCGTGAACATGATGGAGCTGATCCGCAATATCGCGGTCGAGGCTTCGGGCTACTCGGTGTTCGCAGGCGTGGGGGAACGCACCCGCGAGGGCAACGACTTCTACAACGAAATGAAGGAGTCGGACGTGCTCGACAAGGTGGCGCTGGTCTATGGCCAGATGAACGAGCCGCCCGGAAACCGCCTGCGCGTCGGGCTGACGGGACTCACCATCGCCGAGTTTTTCCGCGACGAAGGCCGCGAGATCTTGATGTTCATCGACAACATCTACCGCTACACGCTGGCCGGCGTGGAATGCTCCGCGCTGCTGGGGCGCATGCCCTCGGCCGTGGGCTACCAGCCCACGCTGGCGGAAGAGATGGGCGCGCTTCAGGAGCGGATCACGTCCACCCGCACCGGCTCGATCACCTCGGTGCAGGCGATCTACGTGCCGGCCGACGACCTGACCGATCCTTCGCCGGCGACGACTTTCGCGCACCTGGACGCAACGGTCGTGTTGTCGCGTTCGATTGCCGAGCTCGGCATCTACCCGGCAGTGGATCCGCTGGACTCCACTTCGCGCCAGCTCGATCCCCTGGTGGTGGGCCGCGAGCACTACGACACCGCGCGCGGCGTGCAGCGAGTGCTGCAGCGCTACAAGGAGCTGCAGGACATCATCGCCATCCTGGGCATGGACGAGCTGTCCGAGGAGGACAAGCTGACCGTGCAGCGGGCGCGCAAGATCCAGCGCTTCCTCTCGCAGCCGTTCTTCGTGGCCGAAGTGTTCACCGGCACCCCCGGCCAGTTCGTTACCCTGAAGGAGACGATTCGCAGTTTCGGCGCCATCCTCAGCGGCGATTGCGACCACCTGCCCGAGCAGGCGTTCTACATGGCGGGCGGCATCGCCGAAGTCGAGGAGAAGGCAAAGCAGTTGCAGTAG
- a CDS encoding F0F1 ATP synthase subunit alpha has product MTLKANEISDLIRQRIENFDAEAEQVEVGTVVSVTDGICRIHGLSGAQYGEMLEFPGDTYGLALNLEQDSVGAVILSEYRHITEGDVVKATGRILEVPVGEALLGRVVDALGNPVDGKGPVETSEYSPIEKVAPGVITRQSVGQPVQTGLKSVDSMIPIGRGQRELIIGDRQTGKTAVAVDTIINQRGTGIKCIYVAIGQKNSSVANVVRKLEEFGALEHTIVVSAPAADTAAMQYIAPYAGCAMGEYFRDRGEDALVVYDDLTKQAWAYRQVSLLLRRPPGREAYPGDVFYLHSRLLERAARVNAEYVEEITDGEVKGRTGSLTALPIIETQAGDVSAFVPTNVISITDGQIYLVTDLFNAGIRPAIDPGISVSRVGGAAQTTIIKKLGGGVRLALAQYRDLAAFAQFASDLDAATRRQLERGQRVTEMMKQNQYEPLTVAETAVSLYAVQEGHMDDMEVDQLLAFEKALHAHARDNHAELLERINETGDYDDEIEAGLKALVEEFKSSGAY; this is encoded by the coding sequence ATGACTTTGAAAGCGAACGAAATCAGTGATCTGATCCGCCAGCGCATCGAGAACTTCGATGCCGAGGCCGAACAGGTCGAAGTAGGAACGGTAGTGTCCGTGACTGACGGCATTTGCCGCATCCATGGCCTGTCCGGGGCGCAATACGGCGAGATGCTGGAGTTTCCCGGCGACACCTACGGCCTGGCCCTGAACCTGGAGCAGGACTCGGTGGGCGCGGTGATCCTGAGCGAATACCGGCACATCACCGAAGGCGACGTGGTCAAGGCCACCGGGCGTATTCTGGAAGTGCCGGTGGGCGAGGCCCTGCTCGGCCGAGTCGTCGATGCGCTGGGCAACCCGGTGGACGGCAAGGGCCCGGTGGAAACCAGCGAGTATTCGCCGATCGAGAAAGTGGCCCCGGGCGTCATTACCCGCCAGTCGGTGGGCCAGCCGGTGCAGACCGGGCTGAAGTCGGTGGACTCGATGATCCCGATCGGCCGCGGCCAGCGCGAGCTGATCATCGGCGACCGCCAGACCGGCAAGACCGCCGTCGCCGTGGACACGATCATCAACCAGCGCGGCACCGGCATCAAGTGCATCTACGTGGCCATCGGCCAGAAGAACTCGTCCGTGGCCAACGTGGTGCGCAAGCTCGAGGAGTTCGGCGCGCTGGAACACACCATCGTGGTGTCCGCCCCGGCCGCCGATACGGCCGCCATGCAGTACATCGCCCCGTATGCGGGCTGCGCCATGGGCGAATACTTCCGCGACCGGGGAGAGGACGCGCTGGTGGTGTACGACGACCTCACCAAGCAGGCCTGGGCGTACCGCCAGGTGTCGCTGCTGCTGAGGCGGCCGCCGGGCCGCGAGGCCTACCCGGGCGACGTCTTCTATCTGCATTCGCGCCTGCTGGAGCGGGCCGCGCGGGTCAACGCCGAATACGTTGAAGAAATCACGGACGGCGAGGTCAAGGGCCGGACCGGTTCCCTCACCGCCCTGCCGATCATCGAGACGCAGGCGGGCGACGTCTCGGCGTTCGTTCCGACCAACGTCATTTCCATCACGGACGGCCAGATCTACCTGGTGACCGATCTTTTCAACGCCGGCATCCGGCCCGCCATCGACCCGGGCATTTCGGTATCGCGGGTGGGAGGCGCCGCCCAGACCACGATCATCAAGAAGCTCGGCGGCGGCGTCCGTCTGGCGCTGGCCCAGTACCGCGACCTCGCCGCGTTCGCCCAATTCGCCTCGGACCTGGACGCGGCCACGCGCCGGCAGCTGGAGCGCGGCCAGCGGGTTACCGAGATGATGAAGCAGAACCAGTACGAACCGCTGACTGTCGCCGAGACCGCGGTGTCGCTCTACGCCGTGCAGGAGGGCCACATGGACGACATGGAGGTAGACCAGCTGCTCGCGTTCGAGAAGGCCCTGCACGCGCACGCGCGGGACAACCACGCGGAGTTGCTCGAACGCATTAACGAAACCGGCGACTACGACGACGAGATCGAGGCCGGTCTCAAGGCGCTGGTCGAGGAGTTCAAGAGCAGCGGCGCCTACTAG
- a CDS encoding F0F1 ATP synthase subunit delta: MDSPGAIARPYARAAFAHAKDRGGVAQWSAALKAAAAAAAEPQMRAALESSETSEAATELLCQLLEDPAAWEFDGVRNLMRLLRENRRLGALGAIAEQFEQLWREDSRRVEAVLVSAAPLDVEQQEAIAAALKARLGREVDFRFELDENLLGGVRVQVGDQVLDGSARAGLSTLAAALSRPGN; encoded by the coding sequence ATGGATTCACCCGGCGCCATTGCCAGGCCTTACGCGCGGGCGGCTTTCGCCCATGCGAAGGACCGCGGCGGCGTGGCCCAGTGGTCGGCGGCGCTGAAGGCGGCCGCGGCGGCGGCCGCGGAACCGCAAATGCGCGCGGCGCTGGAATCGTCCGAAACAAGCGAGGCAGCGACCGAACTGCTGTGCCAACTGCTGGAAGATCCGGCCGCCTGGGAATTCGACGGCGTGCGCAACCTGATGCGTCTGCTTCGGGAAAACCGCCGCCTGGGCGCGCTGGGCGCGATCGCGGAGCAGTTCGAGCAACTGTGGCGCGAAGACTCCCGGCGGGTTGAAGCGGTGCTGGTCTCCGCGGCGCCGCTGGACGTCGAGCAGCAGGAGGCAATCGCCGCGGCGCTCAAGGCACGCCTCGGTCGCGAAGTGGATTTTCGCTTCGAACTGGATGAAAACCTTCTGGGCGGAGTCCGAGTGCAGGTGGGCGACCAGGTTCTCGACGGCTCGGCGCGGGCCGGCCTGAGCACCCTGGCCGCCGCACTCAGCCGTCCCGGGAATTAG
- the atpE gene encoding F0F1 ATP synthase subunit C, with protein MENQAGELIQLAASQAQVLGITALAVAIIIGMAAMGTALGFGLLGGRFLESTARQPELAPMLLIRMFIIAGLLDAVSMIGVGVALLFTFANPFLGQLNAAIG; from the coding sequence ATGGAAAACCAAGCAGGAGAATTGATCCAACTGGCCGCGTCCCAGGCCCAGGTGCTGGGCATCACGGCCCTGGCGGTCGCGATCATCATCGGGATGGCCGCGATGGGCACCGCGCTGGGCTTCGGCCTGCTGGGCGGGCGCTTTCTGGAGAGCACCGCCAGGCAGCCGGAACTGGCGCCGATGCTGCTGATCCGCATGTTCATCATCGCCGGCCTGCTGGACGCGGTGTCGATGATCGGCGTGGGCGTGGCCCTGCTGTTCACATTCGCCAACCCGTTTTTGGGACAGCTCAACGCAGCCATAGGGTAG
- a CDS encoding F0F1 ATP synthase subunit B, with translation MNINATLLAQCLVFAALVWFTMKFIWPQVLEAIDQRNKEIADGLEAAARGRSELDAAQGRIEQLVSEARSQASEIIEQANGRASRIVDEAREEGERERLRLVESAHSEIERETMQARDDLREQVAELAIAGAEKILRREIDAGAHGAMLQRFADRI, from the coding sequence ATGAACATCAACGCAACACTGCTGGCGCAATGCCTCGTCTTTGCGGCGCTGGTGTGGTTCACGATGAAGTTCATCTGGCCGCAAGTGCTCGAGGCCATCGACCAGCGCAACAAGGAGATTGCCGACGGCCTGGAGGCCGCGGCCCGCGGGCGCAGCGAACTGGACGCGGCGCAGGGCCGGATCGAGCAGCTCGTGTCGGAGGCGCGCAGCCAGGCCTCGGAAATCATCGAGCAGGCCAACGGGCGCGCGTCGCGCATCGTGGATGAAGCGCGCGAGGAGGGCGAACGCGAGCGCCTGCGGCTGGTCGAGTCGGCCCACTCGGAGATCGAACGCGAGACCATGCAGGCCCGCGACGATCTGCGCGAACAGGTGGCCGAGCTGGCGATTGCGGGCGCCGAGAAGATCCTCCGGCGCGAGATCGACGCGGGTGCCCATGGCGCCATGCTGCAGCGCTTCGCCGACCGGATCTGA
- the atpB gene encoding F0F1 ATP synthase subunit A yields the protein MAAESGGGGSAGYIEHHLTNLQAGEGFWTFHIDSLFYSVLLGVLFAGSFYFAARRATAGVPGRWQSFVEMLVDFVNTQVKDAYHGPSKLLAPLALTIFCWVFLMNFMDLVPVDLLPEIGMLMGIEYMKVVPSTDLNITFGLSISVFLLIIVFSIRAKGLGGFGREIFFKPFGKWLLPFNVTLKIVEELAKPMSLALRLFGNLYAGELIFILIALFTLGNTLTSLVTSAAAFSFVVQFALGLAWALFHILVITLQAFIFMMLTIVYLSMASEEH from the coding sequence ATGGCGGCTGAATCCGGCGGCGGCGGCAGCGCCGGCTACATTGAACACCACCTGACCAACCTCCAGGCCGGTGAAGGCTTCTGGACCTTTCACATCGACAGCCTGTTCTACTCGGTCCTGCTCGGCGTGCTGTTCGCGGGGTCCTTCTACTTCGCCGCGCGCCGCGCCACCGCCGGCGTGCCCGGGCGCTGGCAGAGCTTCGTCGAGATGCTCGTCGACTTCGTCAACACGCAGGTCAAGGACGCCTACCACGGCCCGTCGAAACTGCTGGCGCCTCTGGCGCTCACCATTTTCTGCTGGGTGTTCCTGATGAACTTCATGGACTTGGTGCCGGTGGACCTGCTGCCGGAGATCGGTATGCTGATGGGTATCGAGTACATGAAGGTCGTGCCGAGCACCGACCTCAATATCACCTTCGGACTCTCGATCAGCGTGTTCCTGCTGATCATCGTGTTCAGCATCCGGGCCAAGGGACTGGGGGGCTTCGGCCGCGAGATCTTCTTCAAGCCCTTCGGCAAGTGGCTTCTGCCCTTCAACGTCACGCTGAAAATCGTCGAGGAACTGGCCAAGCCGATGTCGCTGGCCCTGCGGCTGTTCGGCAACCTCTACGCGGGCGAATTGATCTTCATCCTGATCGCGCTGTTTACCCTGGGCAATACGCTCACTTCCCTGGTTACGTCGGCCGCGGCATTCAGTTTCGTGGTCCAGTTCGCGCTGGGCCTGGCCTGGGCGTTGTTCCACATCCTGGTCATCACGCTGCAGGCATTCATCTTCATGATGCTCACCATCGTCTATCTGAGCATGGCGAGCGAGGAACACTAG
- the atpG gene encoding F0F1 ATP synthase subunit gamma: MPGAKEIRSKIGSVKNTQKITRAMEMVAASKIRRTQQRMTAARPYADGIRKIASHLYHARPDYTPPYLAEREEKSAGYILISTDRGLCGGLNVNLFRHFLGELRRQADAGVSTQIVLIGAKAVQFFRNLDVNITGVASHLGEKPHIVDLVSAVRVLLQEFREERIDRMYLARNVFVNTMSQQPVIQQLLPVALEQDDTLAAHWDYIYEPSAGELLDGVLERYIETQVFRAAMENVACEMAAKMVAMKSATDNAGKLIDELQLQYNKARQAAITAEIAEIIGGAEAV, translated from the coding sequence ATGCCTGGCGCAAAGGAAATCCGCAGCAAGATCGGCAGCGTCAAGAACACGCAGAAGATCACGCGCGCCATGGAAATGGTCGCGGCCAGCAAGATACGCCGCACCCAGCAGCGGATGACCGCGGCCCGTCCCTACGCCGACGGCATACGCAAGATCGCGAGCCATCTCTACCATGCCCGGCCCGACTACACGCCGCCGTACCTCGCCGAGCGCGAGGAAAAATCGGCCGGCTACATCCTCATTTCCACCGACCGCGGCCTTTGCGGCGGCCTGAACGTCAACCTGTTCCGGCATTTTCTCGGCGAACTCAGGCGGCAGGCAGACGCGGGCGTCTCCACGCAGATCGTCCTGATCGGCGCCAAGGCAGTGCAATTCTTTCGCAATCTCGACGTGAACATCACCGGCGTGGCCTCGCACCTCGGAGAGAAGCCGCATATCGTGGACCTGGTCAGCGCGGTGCGGGTGCTGCTTCAGGAATTTCGGGAGGAGCGCATCGACCGGATGTACCTAGCCCGCAATGTGTTCGTCAACACGATGAGCCAGCAGCCGGTGATCCAGCAGTTGCTGCCCGTGGCGCTGGAGCAGGACGACACCCTGGCCGCGCACTGGGACTATATCTACGAACCGTCGGCCGGCGAGTTGCTTGACGGCGTGCTGGAGCGCTACATCGAAACGCAGGTGTTCCGCGCGGCCATGGAGAACGTGGCCTGCGAGATGGCGGCGAAGATGGTGGCAATGAAATCGGCCACCGACAATGCCGGCAAGCTGATCGACGAACTGCAACTGCAATACAACAAGGCGAGGCAGGCGGCGATTACCGCGGAGATCGCGGAGATCATCGGCGGCGCCGAAGCCGTATGA